In Solobacterium moorei, a single genomic region encodes these proteins:
- a CDS encoding NUDIX hydrolase, with protein sequence MEKWDLYTIDREKINHVITRGDDVPKDLYHLVVHVCIFNAKNQMLIQQRQSFKEGWPNMWDVTVGGSAIIDENSRQAAMREVAEELGLKIDLENTSPVITKYFSEGFDDIYILEKEIDISKLILQYEEVQAVKWAGIEEILDMIGLKKFIPYDESFIHFLFHLHRTNSLYQK encoded by the coding sequence ATGGAAAAGTGGGATTTATATACAATTGATCGCGAAAAGATAAATCATGTAATAACACGTGGAGATGATGTTCCTAAGGATCTCTATCATTTAGTTGTACATGTATGTATCTTTAATGCAAAAAATCAAATGTTGATTCAACAAAGACAATCCTTTAAAGAGGGATGGCCCAATATGTGGGATGTAACAGTTGGTGGTTCTGCTATTATTGATGAAAATAGTCGACAGGCAGCAATGCGAGAAGTTGCTGAGGAACTTGGATTAAAGATTGATTTAGAAAATACATCACCTGTTATTACAAAGTATTTTAGTGAAGGTTTTGATGATATTTATATTTTAGAAAAAGAGATCGATATTTCAAAATTAATACTTCAGTATGAAGAAGTACAGGCAGTAAAATGGGCGGGTATTGAAGAAATCTTAGATATGATTGGTTTAAAGAAGTTTATACCGTATGATGAAAGCTTTATCCATTTTTTATTTCATCTTCATCGAACGAACAGTTTATATCAAAAGTAA